A window of the Cystobacter fuscus genome harbors these coding sequences:
- the cobO gene encoding cob(I)yrinic acid a,c-diamide adenosyltransferase: MNARPTKGLLVVYTGDGKGKTTAALGVVFRALGRGMKPAVVQFIKGKWKTGERTYAETIPGLVFLTMGRGFTWESEDISRDKRAAQEAWAEARRLMTSGEHEVVVLDELTYVLNYGFVPVDEVMEALAARPAHVHVIITGRSAPEPLVAAAELVTEMRNVRHPFEKGIPAQVGLDF; encoded by the coding sequence GTGAACGCGAGGCCGACGAAGGGACTGCTGGTCGTCTACACGGGAGATGGCAAGGGGAAGACCACCGCCGCGCTCGGCGTGGTGTTCCGCGCGCTCGGCCGGGGGATGAAGCCCGCGGTGGTGCAGTTCATCAAGGGCAAGTGGAAGACGGGCGAGCGCACCTACGCGGAGACCATCCCCGGGCTCGTCTTCCTCACCATGGGACGCGGTTTCACCTGGGAGAGCGAGGACATCTCCCGGGACAAGCGGGCCGCCCAGGAGGCCTGGGCCGAGGCCCGGCGGCTGATGACGAGCGGTGAGCACGAGGTGGTGGTGCTCGATGAGCTGACGTACGTGCTCAACTACGGCTTCGTCCCCGTGGACGAGGTGATGGAGGCGCTGGCGGCACGGCCCGCCCACGTGCATGTGATCATCACCGGGCGCTCCGCTCCGGAGCCCCTGGTGGCGGCGGCGGAGCTCGTCACCGAGATGCGCAACGTGCGCCATCCCTTCGAGAAGGGCATTCCCGCCCAGGTGGGGCTCGACTTCTGA
- the cobM gene encoding precorrin-4 C(11)-methyltransferase — protein sequence MKVYIIGAGPGDPKLITVRGAELVEQCPVVLYTGSLVPQAVIARARPDARVLDSSSMTLEQIIDVLKEAHAADQDVARVHTGDPSIFGSTAEQIRRLVELGIPYEIIPGVSSFTAAAAVLGKELTLPELSQTVIVTRAEGRTLMPEGEKLEDLARHRATLALFLSAGLIRDVVEKLLPSYGPDCPVAVVQKATWPDQKVVRGTLADIGDKVRAERINATAMILVGEVLEAKDFANSRLYDPTFTHRFRRGTDDAR from the coding sequence ATGAAGGTCTACATCATCGGTGCCGGACCCGGAGATCCGAAGCTCATCACCGTGCGCGGAGCCGAGCTCGTCGAGCAGTGCCCCGTGGTGCTCTACACCGGCTCGCTCGTCCCGCAGGCGGTCATCGCCCGGGCCCGGCCGGATGCGCGGGTGCTCGACTCCTCGTCCATGACGCTCGAGCAGATCATCGACGTCCTCAAGGAGGCCCATGCCGCGGATCAGGACGTGGCCCGCGTGCACACGGGAGATCCGTCCATCTTCGGCTCCACCGCGGAGCAGATCCGCAGGCTCGTCGAGCTCGGCATCCCCTACGAGATCATCCCGGGCGTCTCCTCCTTCACCGCCGCGGCCGCGGTGCTGGGCAAGGAGCTGACGCTGCCCGAGCTGTCGCAGACGGTCATCGTCACCCGCGCCGAGGGACGTACCCTCATGCCGGAGGGAGAGAAGCTGGAGGATCTGGCGCGCCACCGTGCCACCCTGGCGCTCTTCCTCAGCGCCGGCCTCATCCGCGACGTGGTGGAGAAGCTGCTGCCCTCCTACGGACCGGACTGCCCCGTGGCGGTGGTGCAGAAGGCCACCTGGCCGGATCAGAAGGTGGTGCGTGGCACCCTGGCGGACATCGGAGACAAGGTGCGCGCCGAGCGCATCAACGCGACCGCGATGATCCTGGTGGGCGAGGTGCTGGAGGCGAAGGACTTCGCCAACTCGCGCCTGTACGACCCGACCTTCACCCACCGCTTCCGCAGGGGCACGGACGATGCGCGCTGA
- the cbiB gene encoding adenosylcobinamide-phosphate synthase CbiB, with product MMDGGLHAVLVLVAALVVDLAWGEPPTVVHPVVWMGRLQRRLRRLAPRAPVPAFLHGLVMAVTGPVLFGLGAWALLRLVSSWPLVQLALEVYLLKSAFAVRALAEAGLAVFRALREGDAPAARFALRSLVSRDTSGLEPPLLAAAAVESVAENTSDSVVAPLLFYAVAGVPGALAYRAANTLDAMIGYRGELEWLGKAAARLDDVLNLVPARLSAALLVLACALCGASPARAVLSWWRDGAATESPNAGRPMAAVAGGLGVELEKVGHYRLGAGGRQPGAEDIRRAVFLMVAASLLAATLTAAYVYGEGFRVALASP from the coding sequence ATGATGGACGGGGGACTGCACGCGGTCCTGGTGCTGGTGGCCGCGCTCGTGGTGGACCTTGCCTGGGGCGAGCCCCCCACGGTGGTGCACCCCGTGGTGTGGATGGGACGCCTGCAACGGCGCCTGCGCCGGCTGGCGCCCCGTGCGCCCGTTCCCGCCTTTCTCCACGGCCTGGTGATGGCGGTGACGGGTCCCGTGCTCTTCGGACTCGGAGCGTGGGCACTGCTCCGCCTCGTCTCCTCCTGGCCCCTCGTGCAACTGGCGCTCGAGGTGTACCTCCTCAAGAGCGCCTTCGCGGTGCGGGCCCTCGCCGAGGCGGGCCTGGCCGTCTTCCGCGCGCTGCGCGAGGGGGATGCGCCCGCGGCTCGCTTCGCCTTGCGCAGCCTCGTGTCGCGCGACACCTCGGGCCTGGAGCCCCCGCTGTTGGCGGCGGCGGCGGTGGAGTCGGTGGCGGAGAACACCTCGGACTCGGTGGTGGCACCGCTGCTCTTCTACGCGGTGGCGGGAGTCCCCGGGGCGCTCGCGTACCGGGCGGCCAACACCCTGGATGCGATGATTGGCTACCGCGGAGAGCTGGAGTGGTTGGGCAAGGCCGCCGCCCGGCTGGACGACGTCCTCAACCTGGTGCCCGCGCGCTTGTCCGCCGCGCTCCTCGTGCTGGCGTGCGCGCTGTGTGGTGCCTCTCCGGCCCGGGCGGTGCTTTCCTGGTGGCGCGACGGCGCCGCCACCGAGAGCCCCAACGCGGGCCGCCCCATGGCCGCGGTGGCCGGAGGACTGGGAGTGGAGTTGGAGAAGGTGGGGCACTACCGGTTGGGAGCCGGAGGACGCCAGCCGGGAGCGGAGGACATCCGCCGGGCGGTCTTCCTCATGGTGGCGGCCTCGTTGCTGGCCGCGACGCTGACGGCCGCCTATGTCTATGGGGAGGGGTTCCGTGTTGCCCTCGCCTCGCCCTGA
- a CDS encoding precorrin-3B C(17)-methyltransferase, which produces MARVGRLAGALLASTEGAFFLVGDLKEPCDWAAAGFEPPAQLPGVELPFVRLSPVRPVEVAAPLLVMELEGEALARLLFERLVIRRNGSVSERLWRLVTEHEAKPETDARWLGLVPGHVWDLVRDSVLRCS; this is translated from the coding sequence ATGGCGCGTGTGGGACGTCTGGCGGGTGCGTTGCTTGCTTCCACCGAGGGGGCGTTCTTCCTGGTGGGAGATCTCAAGGAGCCGTGTGACTGGGCCGCGGCGGGCTTCGAGCCTCCCGCCCAGCTTCCCGGCGTGGAGTTGCCCTTCGTACGGCTCTCGCCGGTGCGCCCGGTGGAGGTGGCCGCGCCGCTGCTGGTGATGGAACTCGAGGGAGAGGCCCTGGCGCGGCTGCTCTTCGAGCGGCTGGTCATCCGCCGCAACGGCTCGGTGTCGGAGCGGCTGTGGCGGCTGGTGACCGAGCACGAGGCGAAGCCGGAGACGGACGCCCGCTGGCTCGGCCTGGTGCCCGGACATGTCTGGGATCTGGTGCGCGACTCCGTCCTGCGCTGCTCGTGA
- the cobI gene encoding precorrin-2 C(20)-methyltransferase: MSGVLIGVGVGPGAPDLMTLRAVNTLRAADVIAIPRRSVYDESLAWRIAKENVGEVPGQERLFLTFPMTKDPERLRPAWEEAYAQLAPRLAAGKKVAFITEGDPLVYSTFIYLLAEVPQRFPGTRTEVVPAVSSITAVPAAVQVPVADGQERIAVLPATYGVEDLTRVLRDFDTVLLMKVSSVMPQVVEALEREGLLERAVYVSRASTGQEKVVRDLRSIRNDKCDYFSMVMVAKKDRSGVLAGRFAQAAEVAR; this comes from the coding sequence ATGAGTGGCGTGTTGATTGGCGTGGGAGTGGGGCCGGGGGCGCCGGATCTGATGACGCTCCGGGCGGTGAACACGCTCCGCGCGGCGGACGTCATCGCCATTCCCCGGCGCTCCGTCTATGACGAGTCGCTCGCCTGGCGCATCGCCAAGGAGAACGTGGGCGAGGTGCCCGGTCAGGAGCGGCTCTTCCTCACCTTCCCGATGACGAAGGATCCCGAGCGGCTGCGGCCCGCCTGGGAGGAGGCCTACGCGCAACTGGCTCCTCGCCTGGCCGCGGGCAAGAAGGTGGCCTTCATCACGGAAGGGGATCCGCTCGTCTACAGCACCTTCATCTACCTGCTGGCCGAGGTCCCCCAGCGCTTCCCCGGGACGCGCACCGAGGTGGTGCCCGCCGTCTCCTCGATCACCGCCGTGCCCGCGGCGGTGCAGGTGCCCGTGGCGGATGGGCAGGAGCGCATCGCCGTCCTGCCGGCCACCTACGGGGTGGAGGACCTCACCCGCGTGCTGCGCGACTTCGACACCGTGCTGCTGATGAAGGTGAGCTCGGTCATGCCGCAGGTGGTGGAGGCGCTCGAGCGCGAGGGGTTGCTCGAGCGCGCCGTCTACGTGTCGCGGGCCTCCACCGGGCAGGAGAAGGTGGTGCGTGACCTGCGCAGCATCCGCAATGACAAGTGCGACTACTTCTCCATGGTGATGGTGGCGAAGAAGGATCGCAGCGGCGTGCTCGCCGGCCGCTTCGCCCAGGCGGCGGAGGTGGCCCGGTGA
- a CDS encoding cobyrinate a,c-diamide synthase, which translates to MDGAPLIPRLVVAGTSSGVGKTTVMVALTRALQARGLKVATFKCGPDYLDPSYHARTTGAPCHNLDGWLMGRDAVVSTFRHATQGHDVALIEGVMGLYDGASPDSEEGSAAQVAKWLAAPVLAVVDVSGMARTIAAIGTGLAAFDPELKVAGLFANRVGSRSHLELLQRAARGTAVPVVGGLPAQEALAFPERHLGLLTASEESIPSGHFDAWGTLLSEWNDTEAFLRLAREAPALPEAPEEDRSEAPVTCRIAVAQDAAFHFYYADNLRRLERLGAQCVPFSPLADAALPPDVHAVYLGGGYPELHAQKLADNQSLRRALSDFAARGGPIYAECGGMMYLSQAIRTLEGRDFPMVGLVPGVAVMAPKLQALGYVEVETTVRTVLGGAGLRFRGHQFRYSTLEGVPEQGGVLRIRKRRGGTIHTEGFGPPNVLASYVHAHWASNPLVAEGLVASARAFKEQGT; encoded by the coding sequence ATGGACGGAGCTCCCTTGATTCCCCGGCTGGTGGTGGCGGGCACGTCCAGCGGCGTGGGCAAGACGACCGTCATGGTGGCCCTCACCCGGGCGCTCCAGGCGCGCGGCCTGAAGGTGGCCACCTTCAAGTGCGGTCCGGACTACCTCGATCCGAGCTACCACGCGCGCACCACCGGGGCGCCGTGCCACAACCTCGATGGCTGGCTGATGGGCCGCGATGCCGTCGTCTCCACCTTCCGGCACGCCACTCAGGGCCACGACGTGGCGCTCATCGAGGGGGTGATGGGGCTCTATGACGGGGCCTCGCCGGACTCGGAGGAGGGCTCGGCGGCGCAGGTGGCCAAGTGGCTGGCGGCGCCCGTGCTCGCGGTGGTGGATGTCTCGGGCATGGCGCGCACCATCGCCGCCATCGGCACCGGGTTGGCGGCCTTCGATCCGGAGCTGAAGGTGGCGGGCCTCTTCGCCAACCGCGTGGGCAGCCGCAGCCACCTGGAGCTGCTCCAGCGCGCGGCTCGTGGCACGGCGGTGCCCGTGGTGGGGGGACTGCCCGCCCAGGAGGCACTCGCCTTCCCCGAGCGCCACCTGGGACTGCTCACCGCTTCCGAGGAGAGCATCCCCTCGGGGCACTTCGACGCCTGGGGCACGCTCCTCTCCGAATGGAATGACACGGAGGCCTTCCTTCGCCTCGCGCGAGAGGCCCCGGCCCTGCCGGAGGCACCGGAGGAGGATCGCTCCGAGGCCCCCGTCACCTGCCGCATCGCGGTGGCCCAGGATGCCGCCTTCCACTTCTATTACGCGGACAACCTGCGGCGGCTCGAGCGGCTCGGTGCCCAGTGCGTGCCCTTCTCGCCGCTCGCGGACGCGGCGCTCCCTCCGGACGTGCACGCCGTCTACCTCGGAGGCGGCTACCCGGAGCTGCATGCACAGAAGCTGGCCGACAACCAGTCCCTGCGGCGCGCCCTCTCCGACTTCGCCGCGCGCGGCGGCCCCATCTACGCCGAGTGCGGCGGGATGATGTACCTCAGCCAGGCCATCCGCACCCTCGAGGGCCGGGACTTCCCCATGGTTGGGCTCGTGCCCGGGGTGGCGGTGATGGCGCCCAAGCTCCAGGCGCTCGGCTACGTGGAGGTGGAGACGACGGTGCGCACCGTGCTGGGCGGAGCGGGGCTGCGCTTCCGTGGGCACCAGTTCCGCTACTCCACGTTGGAGGGAGTCCCCGAGCAGGGTGGAGTCCTGCGCATCCGCAAGCGTCGCGGCGGCACCATCCATACCGAGGGCTTCGGCCCGCCCAACGTGCTGGCTTCCTACGTCCACGCCCACTGGGCCTCCAACCCCCTGGTCGCCGAGGGACTCGTGGCCTCTGCGCGCGCCTTCAAGGAGCAGGGGACATGA
- the cobU gene encoding bifunctional adenosylcobinamide kinase/adenosylcobinamide-phosphate guanylyltransferase, producing MSGKIVLVGGGVRCGKSRFALELAQKLGTRRTFVATSEPFDDEMRERARRHREERVGLFETVEEPRRLCEVLEEDTADVAVVDCVTLWLSNLLLRGDGAETILGEVDRLVGVLQRRRSATILVTNEVGMGLVPETPLGRTFRDVSGGAHQRLAAAADEVYFGALGLLLRIKPGDWVVGAGG from the coding sequence GTGAGCGGGAAGATCGTCCTGGTGGGCGGCGGCGTGCGCTGTGGCAAGAGCCGCTTCGCGCTCGAGCTGGCACAAAAGCTGGGCACGCGGCGCACCTTCGTCGCCACCTCCGAGCCCTTCGACGACGAGATGCGCGAGAGGGCGCGGCGCCACCGGGAGGAGCGGGTCGGGCTCTTCGAGACGGTGGAGGAGCCGCGCCGGCTGTGCGAGGTGTTGGAAGAGGACACGGCGGACGTGGCGGTGGTGGACTGCGTGACGCTGTGGCTGTCCAACCTCCTGCTTCGGGGGGATGGCGCGGAGACCATTCTCGGCGAGGTGGATCGGCTGGTGGGGGTGCTCCAGCGGCGGCGGAGCGCCACCATCCTGGTGACCAACGAGGTCGGCATGGGCCTCGTCCCCGAGACACCGCTGGGACGCACCTTCCGTGACGTGAGTGGTGGAGCGCACCAGCGCCTGGCGGCCGCGGCGGACGAGGTGTACTTCGGCGCGCTCGGGCTGTTGCTGCGGATCAAGCCGGGCGACTGGGTGGTGGGGGCGGGCGGATGA
- the cobA gene encoding uroporphyrinogen-III C-methyltransferase codes for MRADRPLRIAITGAAGVGKTTLVNALASRLGLPIVPEETREFVLRTGKRLAELPVPERAQVLRELWAVRQRREAERSEGFVADNCATDFAAHALQHGCAELVPEFFETPALGGHYDALFVLPRGVIPYERDGVRGDSPMDEMRYQLVLESLLRRSVSAARLHFVPDACASLEERVRFCEGVLGRGRDERRGGFVSLVGAGPGDPGLLTVRARTLLQQADVVAYDALIPPAVLAEIGPQAERILVGHRNQGSTQAGYRLHPAVLERARAGRHVVRLKQGDPFIFGRGGEEAEELLEAGIAYEVVPGISAALGAAAYAGIPLTHRQYASDVSFVTGHDIEGPRSLTHWEKLGAAGGTLVLFMATRKLEANLARLVECGRSPQTPAAYIAAATSSEQVVVVGTLETLAERVREHNVLGPPALVVVGEVVRLRERLAWFERQERGT; via the coding sequence ATGCGCGCTGACCGGCCATTGCGCATTGCCATCACCGGCGCGGCCGGGGTGGGGAAGACGACGCTCGTGAACGCGCTGGCGAGCCGCCTCGGGCTGCCCATCGTCCCCGAGGAGACGCGGGAGTTCGTCCTGCGCACCGGCAAGCGCCTGGCGGAGTTGCCCGTGCCCGAGCGCGCGCAGGTGCTCCGGGAGCTGTGGGCCGTGCGCCAGCGGCGAGAGGCGGAGCGGAGCGAGGGCTTCGTGGCGGACAACTGCGCCACGGACTTCGCCGCCCATGCGCTCCAGCACGGGTGCGCGGAGCTCGTGCCGGAGTTCTTCGAGACTCCGGCGCTCGGGGGGCACTACGACGCCCTCTTCGTCCTCCCCCGGGGCGTCATCCCCTACGAGCGGGACGGCGTCCGCGGTGACAGCCCCATGGACGAGATGCGCTACCAGCTCGTCCTCGAGTCGCTCCTGCGCCGCTCCGTCTCCGCCGCGCGGTTGCACTTCGTTCCGGACGCCTGCGCCTCGCTGGAGGAGCGGGTGCGCTTCTGCGAGGGGGTCCTCGGGCGTGGGCGGGACGAACGCCGGGGCGGTTTCGTGTCCCTGGTGGGAGCGGGGCCGGGAGATCCGGGACTGCTCACCGTGCGCGCGCGCACCCTGCTGCAACAGGCGGATGTGGTGGCCTACGACGCCCTCATCCCCCCGGCGGTGCTCGCGGAGATCGGCCCCCAGGCGGAACGCATCCTCGTGGGCCACCGCAATCAGGGCTCCACCCAGGCCGGCTACCGGCTGCACCCGGCGGTGCTCGAGCGAGCCCGCGCCGGGCGGCACGTGGTGCGCTTGAAGCAGGGAGATCCGTTCATCTTCGGGCGAGGCGGTGAGGAGGCGGAGGAGTTGCTGGAGGCGGGCATCGCCTACGAGGTGGTGCCCGGCATCTCGGCCGCGCTCGGCGCCGCCGCCTACGCCGGCATCCCGCTCACCCACCGGCAGTACGCCTCCGACGTCTCCTTCGTCACGGGGCACGACATCGAGGGGCCTCGCAGCCTCACGCACTGGGAGAAGCTGGGCGCGGCCGGAGGCACGCTGGTGCTCTTCATGGCCACCCGGAAGCTGGAGGCCAACCTGGCCCGGCTGGTGGAGTGTGGACGCAGCCCCCAGACGCCCGCGGCCTACATCGCCGCGGCCACCTCGTCCGAGCAGGTGGTGGTGGTGGGCACCCTGGAGACGCTCGCCGAGCGGGTGCGGGAGCACAACGTGCTGGGGCCGCCGGCCCTGGTGGTGGTGGGCGAGGTGGTGCGGCTGCGCGAGCGCCTCGCGTGGTTCGAGCGACAGGAGCGTGGAACGTGA
- a CDS encoding cobalt-precorrin 5A hydrolase, with product MSLPPARKPYAVYAITLHGLGIAQRLLSGLPGAELYVSEKLMAKAPAGALPMPLPMGPTLSRTFTAYDCHIFIISVGAVVRMIAPLLEDKKVDPAVVCVDDAARFSICVLSGHVGRGNAFTERVASVLGATPVVTTASDVRGTLTVDILGRELGWRLDDLERNVTRGCAAVVNEAPVLFVQEAGEPSWWPEDKPLPPGVRYTRTLDGVDPAAWEMLLIATDRDIRETHRSQWEKAVIYRPRSLVLGIGCDRGTPEELVERGVAQMLAQALLSPASVKAVATVDLKADEPALLALCQKHGWALQTYPAAELDAVPVPTPSETVKKHVGTRGVAEPSALLASGASELLVRKQIYTEPGAGRSMTFAVARIPHSPRKELVHG from the coding sequence GTGAGCCTCCCCCCGGCACGCAAGCCCTACGCCGTCTACGCCATCACCCTGCACGGGCTGGGCATCGCCCAGCGGCTCCTCTCGGGGCTGCCGGGCGCGGAGCTGTATGTCTCCGAGAAGCTCATGGCCAAGGCTCCCGCGGGTGCCCTGCCGATGCCCCTGCCCATGGGGCCCACCCTGTCGCGCACCTTCACCGCCTACGACTGCCACATCTTCATCATCAGCGTGGGCGCGGTGGTGCGGATGATCGCCCCGCTGCTCGAGGACAAGAAGGTGGACCCGGCGGTGGTGTGCGTCGATGACGCCGCGCGCTTCTCCATCTGCGTGCTGTCGGGACACGTGGGCCGGGGCAATGCCTTCACCGAGCGGGTGGCCAGCGTGCTCGGCGCCACCCCGGTGGTCACCACCGCCTCGGATGTGCGGGGCACCCTCACGGTGGACATCCTCGGACGGGAGCTGGGCTGGCGACTGGATGATCTGGAGCGCAACGTCACCCGTGGCTGCGCCGCCGTGGTGAACGAGGCTCCGGTGCTCTTCGTCCAGGAGGCGGGCGAGCCCTCCTGGTGGCCGGAAGACAAGCCGCTACCTCCGGGCGTGCGGTACACGCGTACCCTCGATGGGGTGGACCCGGCGGCGTGGGAGATGCTCCTCATCGCCACCGATCGCGACATCCGCGAGACGCACCGCTCCCAGTGGGAGAAGGCCGTCATCTACCGGCCCCGCAGTCTGGTGTTGGGCATCGGCTGTGACCGGGGCACCCCGGAGGAACTGGTGGAGCGGGGCGTGGCCCAGATGCTCGCCCAGGCCCTGCTGTCTCCCGCCTCGGTGAAGGCGGTGGCCACCGTGGACTTGAAGGCCGATGAGCCCGCGCTGCTGGCGTTGTGCCAGAAGCATGGCTGGGCGCTCCAGACGTACCCGGCCGCCGAGCTGGACGCGGTGCCCGTGCCCACGCCGTCGGAGACGGTGAAGAAGCACGTGGGCACCCGGGGGGTGGCCGAGCCCTCGGCGTTGCTCGCCTCCGGAGCCTCCGAGTTGCTCGTCCGCAAGCAGATCTACACCGAGCCCGGCGCCGGACGCTCCATGACGTTCGCCGTCGCGCGCATTCCCCATTCCCCTCGAAAGGAGCTCGTCCATGGCTGA
- a CDS encoding adenosylcobinamide amidohydrolase — protein sequence MTAALATLEGEAPSLERGGRVLVVRFARPHAVLSWAILNGGRRRARAVVWRQVRDDDLVPGVDPLALLTASLGEESPEETVGLLTSRDVSTFDDVHLASGAFSARCVATVGLGNALAAGDEPGPLRSVGTINLLCQVSQPLSESALVEAMALAAEARTAALMEARVPSRRSLRVATGTGTDCIVVAAPEGPGGEEYMGKHTRLGSLLGGAVREATARGVRRWLEERGAR from the coding sequence ATGACGGCCGCCCTCGCCACGCTGGAGGGGGAAGCGCCCTCCCTGGAGCGAGGCGGGCGGGTGCTCGTGGTGCGCTTCGCCCGTCCGCACGCCGTCCTCTCGTGGGCCATCCTCAACGGGGGTCGCCGACGCGCCCGGGCGGTGGTGTGGCGGCAGGTGCGTGACGACGATCTCGTCCCGGGCGTGGATCCGCTGGCGCTCCTCACGGCCAGCCTCGGGGAGGAGTCGCCGGAGGAGACGGTGGGCCTGCTCACCTCGCGTGACGTGTCCACCTTCGATGACGTGCACCTCGCGTCCGGTGCGTTCTCGGCGCGCTGCGTGGCCACCGTGGGGCTGGGCAACGCGCTGGCGGCCGGGGATGAGCCCGGGCCCCTGCGGAGCGTGGGCACCATCAACCTGCTGTGCCAGGTGTCCCAGCCCCTCTCGGAGAGCGCGTTGGTGGAGGCCATGGCGCTCGCGGCGGAGGCCCGGACGGCGGCCCTCATGGAGGCGCGAGTGCCCAGCCGCCGCTCGCTGCGAGTGGCCACCGGGACGGGCACCGACTGCATCGTGGTGGCGGCTCCGGAAGGGCCTGGAGGAGAGGAGTACATGGGCAAGCACACCCGGCTCGGCAGCCTGCTGGGAGGCGCGGTGCGAGAGGCCACCGCGCGCGGGGTGCGCCGTTGGCTGGAAGAGCGAGGTGCGCGGTGA
- the cobJ gene encoding precorrin-3B C(17)-methyltransferase, translating to MAEGGILSVVGIGPGDGAHATPAALEAIRDAQVVVGYRTYIKLVRHLLEGKEVVQTGMTEEIGRARAAVERARAGANVALVSSGDAGVYGMAGLVFEVLREIGWKRGDAPTLNLVPGITAANSCASRVGAPLVHDSCTISLSDLLTPWAVIAKRIEAAASSDFVISLYNPASGRRTRQIVEAHSIIRRYREGSTPVALVKGAYREAEKVVMTDLDHFLDYEIGMLTTVIVGNSHTFFFEGYMVTPRGYTRKYTLEGDVLPGQQPGRSLVVREEEV from the coding sequence ATGGCTGAGGGAGGAATCCTGTCCGTCGTTGGCATCGGGCCGGGCGATGGCGCTCACGCCACCCCCGCCGCCCTGGAGGCCATCCGCGATGCCCAGGTGGTGGTGGGCTACCGCACCTATATCAAGCTCGTGCGCCACCTCCTCGAGGGCAAGGAAGTGGTGCAGACGGGCATGACGGAGGAGATCGGCCGCGCCCGCGCCGCGGTGGAACGCGCCCGGGCCGGTGCCAACGTGGCGCTCGTCTCCTCCGGGGATGCGGGCGTCTACGGCATGGCGGGGCTCGTCTTCGAGGTGTTGCGGGAGATCGGTTGGAAGCGCGGGGATGCACCCACGCTCAACCTGGTGCCCGGCATCACCGCGGCCAACTCCTGCGCCTCGCGCGTGGGTGCTCCGCTGGTCCACGACAGCTGCACCATCTCCCTGTCGGATCTGCTCACGCCGTGGGCCGTCATCGCCAAACGCATCGAGGCCGCCGCGTCGTCCGACTTCGTCATCTCGCTCTACAACCCCGCGAGCGGGCGGCGCACCCGGCAGATCGTGGAGGCCCACTCCATCATCCGCCGCTACCGCGAGGGCTCCACCCCGGTGGCGCTGGTGAAGGGCGCCTACCGCGAGGCGGAGAAGGTGGTGATGACCGACCTGGATCACTTCCTCGACTACGAGATCGGCATGTTGACCACGGTCATCGTGGGCAACTCCCACACCTTCTTCTTCGAGGGCTACATGGTGACGCCCCGTGGCTACACGCGGAAGTACACCCTCGAGGGAGATGTGCTCCCGGGGCAGCAGCCGGGCCGTTCACTCGTCGTTCGCGAAGAGGAGGTCTGA